The following proteins are co-located in the Triticum urartu cultivar G1812 unplaced genomic scaffold, Tu2.1 TuUngrouped_contig_5327, whole genome shotgun sequence genome:
- the LOC125529082 gene encoding histone-lysine N-methyltransferase ATXR2: MARSGSSSGASPCDLDKEFAPQIAQLLAAPSPQSAQEYYEDLIQSKKHDGIRVNYKGDHGKGVCANKDFAEGDLILKDQILVGAQHSLNKIDCVVCSYCFRFIGSVEFQIGHRLYFQSIASSIGCSSERHCHGSDVGSSTCSSGATKEKSSTLPEEVIESLITGDVSLPFSDHFPLPEIVACQGCEEERYCSQSCADSDWESYHSLLCAGPNTEPPRRSALHKFVEHANETNDIFLVAAKAITFTMLRYKKLKRQNDFQNKSPESNFSLLMEAWKPLSMGFKKRWWDYVALPEDVDASDEDSFRQEIRDLAFTSLQLLKDAIFDAECAPLFSLEVYGHIIGMFELNNLDLVVASPVEDYFIHIDDLPDDKKEEAEKATAPLLDALDDDYALPCDGTAFFPLQSCMNHSCCPNAKAFKRDEDNDGHAVIIALGPISKGEEITISYIDEDLPYEERQAELADYGFTCTCSKCQEEKPN, translated from the exons aTGGCTCGgagcggcagcagcagcggcgccAGCCCGTGCGACCTGGACAAGGAGTTCGCCCCCCAGATCGCCCAGCTCCTCGCCGCCCCTTCTCCCCAGTCCGCCCAG GAATACTACGAGGACCTCATACAGTCTAAGAAACATGACGGCATAAGAGTCAACTACAAAGGTGATCATGGGAAAG GTGTTTGTGCAAACAAGGATTTTGCTGAAGGAGACCTTATTCTGAAGGATCAAATATTGGTTGGTGCACAACACAGTCTTAACAAG ATTGACTGCGTCGTGTGTAGTTACTGCTTCCGCTTCATTGGTTCTGTAGAGTTCCAGATTGGACATCGACTGTATTTTCAAAGCATTGCTTCAAGCATTGGCTGCAGCAGTGAGAGGCACTGTCATGGAAGTGATGTGGGATCAAGCACTTGCTCTTCTGGTGCAACAAAGGAAAAGAGTAGTACTTTGCCAGAAGAGGTCATAGAATCACTTATAACTGGCGATGTGTCACTGCCTTTCTCAGACCACTTCCCTTTACCAGAAATTGTTGCTTGTCAAGGATGCGAGGAAGAACGCTACTGCAG CCAATCATGTGCAGATTCTGACTGGGAATCCTACCACTCTTTGCTCTGTGCTGGCCCCAACACTGAACCACCCCGAAGATCTGCTCTTCACAAATTTGTAGAGCATGCTAATG AAACCAATGATATTTTCTTGGTTGCCGCCAAG GCtatcactttcaccatgttgagGTACAAGAAACTCAAAAGACAGAACGACTTCCAAAACAAATCACCTGAATCAAACTTTTCTTTGCTTATGGAAGCCTGGAAACCACTTTCCATGGGCTTCAAAAAGAG ATGGTGGGATTATGTTGCTTTGCCTGAGGATGTTGATGCTTCCGATGAAGATTCATTTAGGCAGGAAATAAGGGATCTAGCATTTACG TCACTACAGCTTCTCAAGGATGCGATCTTCGATGCTGAATGTGCACCAT TGTTTTCCCTTGAGGTGTATGGCCATATAATTGGCATGTTTGAGCTGAACAATCT TGATTTGGTCGTCGCATCGCCTGTTGAAGACTATTTCATACACATTGATGATCTTCCAGATGATAAGAAG GAGGAAGCTGAAAAGGCGACAGCGCCATTGCTAGATGCTTTAGATGATGACTATGCACTTCCTTGTGATG GGACGGCGTTCTTTCCTCTTCAAAGCTGTATGAACCACTCATGCTGTCCAAATGCTAAAGCATTTAAAAGGGATGAG GATAATGACGGTCACGCCGTGATAATCGCTCTGGGGCCTATCAGCAAGGGCGAAGAG ATCACCATCTCCTACATCGACGAGGATCTTCCGTACGAGGAGCGGCAGGCGGAGCTCGCAGACTACGGGTTCACGTGTACCTGCTCCAAGTGCCAGGAGGAAAAGCCCAACTGA